The following coding sequences lie in one Psychrobacter arenosus genomic window:
- a CDS encoding arsenate reductase ArsC: MSMTNINEPLEPLNILYICTHNRCRSALSEAITNQLGKGLLLAKSAGSQPAGEVHPLTLKYLTQAGYDIAGLTSNSWQDTAYMGNFKPDVVITVCDNAAGESCPLWLGAMPKLHWGLSDPSKDTMDEAKTAANFQQAIAAIEHRVEKLLAVAQLASEQRLKALTELNQ, translated from the coding sequence ATGAGCATGACTAATATAAACGAACCGCTAGAACCGTTAAATATTCTCTATATCTGTACCCACAACCGTTGCCGTAGTGCCTTATCAGAAGCCATTACTAATCAATTGGGTAAGGGGCTATTACTTGCCAAAAGTGCCGGGAGTCAACCCGCCGGCGAAGTGCATCCTTTAACGCTAAAATATTTAACCCAAGCTGGTTATGACATCGCAGGGCTGACCAGTAACTCTTGGCAAGATACGGCCTATATGGGTAATTTTAAACCGGACGTTGTGATTACCGTTTGCGATAATGCGGCTGGAGAGAGTTGCCCGTTATGGTTAGGCGCTATGCCAAAATTACATTGGGGGTTGAGCGATCCGTCCAAAGATACTATGGACGAGGCTAAGACCGCCGCTAATTTCCAACAGGCTATCGCTGCCATTGAGCATCGGGTCGAAAAATTATTGGCAGTTGCTCAATTAGCTAGCGAGCAAAGACTAAAAGCACTAACTGAGCTTAACCAGTAA
- the arsH gene encoding arsenical resistance protein ArsH: MTNKPTSETNLSPTTNLNTSTDFDTSLPNIKPELFHVPASTDFQGQPSAHAPRILLLYGSLRTRSYSRLVIEESARILLAMGCDVRIYNPTGLPLADSEDESHPKVQELREAVQWSEGMVWCSPERHGAMTGIMKTQIDWIPLSIGAVRPTQGKTLAVMQVCGGSQSFNAVNQLRILGRWMRMLTIPNQSSVPKAFLEFEEDGRMKPSGYYLRIVDVLEELVKFTLLTRNYSDYLVDRYSERVETAEELMARVNQNAL; the protein is encoded by the coding sequence ATGACCAATAAACCGACTTCCGAGACTAATCTAAGTCCTACTACTAACCTAAACACCAGTACCGACTTCGATACTAGCCTGCCCAATATCAAACCAGAGCTATTTCACGTCCCTGCCAGCACTGACTTTCAAGGTCAGCCTAGTGCTCATGCGCCAAGGATTCTATTGCTGTATGGCTCATTACGCACACGCTCGTACAGCCGTCTCGTGATAGAGGAGTCCGCGAGAATACTATTAGCGATGGGCTGTGATGTAAGGATTTATAATCCGACGGGTTTGCCACTAGCCGATTCGGAAGACGAGAGCCACCCTAAGGTACAAGAACTGCGTGAGGCGGTGCAATGGAGCGAAGGTATGGTGTGGTGTTCGCCTGAACGTCATGGGGCAATGACTGGCATTATGAAGACACAAATTGATTGGATTCCGCTGTCCATTGGCGCTGTTAGACCAACCCAAGGTAAAACGCTCGCAGTAATGCAAGTTTGTGGCGGCTCGCAATCGTTTAATGCGGTCAATCAATTGCGAATCTTGGGACGGTGGATGCGTATGTTGACGATTCCTAACCAGTCGTCAGTGCCCAAAGCCTTTTTGGAATTTGAAGAAGACGGCCGTATGAAACCCTCGGGCTATTATCTACGTATTGTCGATGTGTTAGAGGAGTTAGTGAAATTCACGCTGCTGACTCGGAACTATAGCGACTACCTAGTCGACCGCTATTCTGAACGAGTGGAGACGGCTGAGGAACTGATGGCGCGTGTGAATCAAAACGCTCTATAA
- a CDS encoding GDSL-type esterase/lipase family protein yields the protein MMTVLANPTLNPASAKLLANFTSKLPALIAASLLALSSVLVVGCSNTPTEQVLPAGSHVIALGDSLTYGYGASPKTAYPTVLAELSRWQVKNEGVNGNTSQDVLARTDRVVAQQPDLVLLGVGGNDVLQRVQPATTSDNITAIISKFKAADIQVVLIAQPYFSTSALFGKASDNPIYKEIAAAEKVPLYSGGWSEILSNERLKSDQIHANPAGYRQFAQGLFVYLQDQGLAR from the coding sequence ATGATGACTGTCCTCGCAAACCCTACGCTTAACCCCGCATCTGCCAAACTACTTGCAAATTTTACTAGCAAATTGCCCGCTTTAATTGCCGCCAGTTTGCTCGCATTAAGTAGCGTATTGGTCGTCGGTTGTAGCAATACCCCCACTGAGCAAGTCTTGCCAGCCGGAAGTCATGTTATAGCATTAGGAGATTCATTAACTTACGGATATGGTGCTAGTCCCAAAACCGCTTATCCTACAGTCTTAGCGGAATTAAGTCGTTGGCAAGTCAAAAACGAGGGGGTCAATGGCAATACTTCGCAAGATGTGTTGGCCAGAACGGACAGAGTCGTAGCTCAGCAACCCGACTTGGTGTTACTGGGAGTGGGGGGCAACGATGTCTTGCAACGGGTCCAGCCCGCCACCACCAGCGACAATATCACGGCGATTATCAGTAAATTTAAAGCCGCCGATATTCAGGTGGTGCTAATTGCTCAACCTTATTTTAGTACCAGTGCCTTATTTGGTAAGGCCAGTGACAACCCCATATATAAAGAAATTGCCGCTGCCGAAAAAGTCCCTTTGTATTCAGGCGGTTGGTCCGAAATACTGTCTAATGAGCGCTTAAAATCGGATCAGATCCATGCTAACCCAGCGGGCTATCGACAATTTGCTCAAGGCTTGTTTGTTTATTTACAAGATCAGGGATTGGCGCGCTAG
- a CDS encoding DHA2 family efflux MFS transporter permease subunit → MTNPTATTAPSLLSPIQAKYLPYVLAVALFMQILDATILNTALPQMAIALGESPLKMQWAVISYALTLAIFIPISGFLADKYGTRKTFLSAIVIFCVGSVLCAVSPNLQFLIGARIIQALGGAMMTPVARLILVKSYPRNQLLTVMNFAVIPALVAPLIGPLLGGYLVEYTSWHWIFLINIPMGLVGLYLGMKLVPDLRETVGRLDWLGFVLFAAAACLLSLAVEQASQPGSYFGSIVLTVASFALLAGYVWHARRADKPLFPLSLFDIRTFRIGIVGNLLTRLGISAVPYLLPLLLQVQFKYSPSEAGWLLAPIAVGAIGVKPWVSKIIQRFSYRKVLVVNTTLIGFLIILLAQFDASVPWYWFIPLLTFMGACNSMQFSAMNTITIGDLQGTQTSSGNSLMAVNQQLAISFGIAFGAAVLNILTERVEMDTLAAFQSTYWVMGIITILAGLYFLRLQPEDGKGLY, encoded by the coding sequence GTGACTAATCCAACCGCTACTACTGCCCCCTCTCTACTCTCTCCAATCCAAGCGAAATACTTGCCCTACGTGCTGGCCGTCGCTCTGTTTATGCAGATTTTGGACGCCACCATTCTCAACACAGCGCTGCCACAGATGGCCATTGCCTTGGGTGAATCCCCACTCAAGATGCAATGGGCAGTGATTAGTTATGCGTTAACCCTAGCGATATTTATCCCGATTAGTGGCTTTCTAGCCGATAAATACGGGACGCGTAAGACCTTCCTCTCCGCTATTGTCATCTTCTGTGTCGGCTCAGTGCTATGTGCGGTATCACCCAATCTACAATTCCTCATTGGTGCGCGTATTATCCAAGCCTTAGGCGGCGCGATGATGACCCCAGTAGCGCGCCTGATCCTAGTCAAATCGTATCCCCGCAACCAATTGCTCACGGTGATGAACTTTGCGGTGATTCCTGCTCTAGTAGCCCCATTAATCGGTCCCTTGTTAGGCGGCTATCTGGTGGAATATACCAGTTGGCATTGGATATTTTTGATTAATATTCCTATGGGCTTAGTAGGCTTATATCTGGGTATGAAGTTAGTTCCGGACCTAAGAGAGACGGTAGGCCGGCTAGACTGGTTGGGGTTTGTTCTATTCGCTGCAGCGGCTTGTTTACTGAGCCTAGCGGTAGAACAAGCGTCGCAACCGGGCAGTTATTTTGGCTCTATTGTATTAACGGTTGCGTCGTTCGCTTTGCTGGCAGGTTATGTTTGGCATGCGCGCCGGGCGGATAAGCCCTTATTCCCCTTATCCTTATTTGATATCCGTACTTTCCGCATCGGCATTGTGGGCAACTTACTCACTCGCCTAGGGATTAGTGCCGTTCCTTACCTACTGCCATTATTACTACAAGTTCAATTTAAGTACTCGCCTTCAGAGGCCGGTTGGTTGTTAGCCCCGATTGCTGTGGGCGCTATTGGGGTAAAACCGTGGGTTAGTAAAATTATCCAGCGCTTTAGCTACCGTAAAGTATTGGTGGTAAATACGACTTTGATAGGGTTTTTAATCATCCTATTGGCACAGTTTGATGCCTCAGTACCGTGGTATTGGTTTATCCCGCTGCTCACCTTTATGGGCGCGTGTAACTCGATGCAATTTAGTGCGATGAATACGATTACCATTGGCGATTTGCAGGGCACGCAGACCAGTAGCGGTAACAGTCTCATGGCAGTCAATCAGCAGTTGGCGATTAGTTTTGGTATTGCTTTTGGTGCGGCGGTGTTGAATATCTTAACCGAACGAGTCGAGATGGATACCCTCGCAGCGTTTCAATCGACGTATTGGGTGATGGGCATTATTACGATTTTGGCGGGGTTATACTTCTTACGTTTACAGCCTGAGGATGGGAAAGGCTTGTATTAA
- a CDS encoding alpha/beta fold hydrolase, producing the protein MTTFKFKGQYTVNVHTHKPLPANDQQTTLVFLTAIGVPLRKYSKLFTELTAKGYTVIAADYPCCGENTPQVNKSVDYNYQDIVDDFIPQLLALSEHDQTYLFGHSLGGHMATIYSVLHDVPVIGVATGNLHYKNWSGAGKLNILRAVAVFKPMIALYGYFPGYKIKFGDRETKGMMTDWCHTALSGRYDFIQADLQASKQAGKGQGIYFYIQGDDYAPYKSTQNLAKLCADSTLISVKLPEHIKGNPHGAWIKDPDIIVQHLDEQLRKRD; encoded by the coding sequence ATGACGACTTTCAAATTTAAAGGCCAATATACGGTAAATGTGCACACTCATAAGCCCTTACCGGCTAATGACCAACAGACTACCCTAGTCTTTTTGACCGCTATTGGGGTGCCACTGCGTAAATACAGTAAGTTGTTCACAGAATTAACCGCTAAGGGTTATACGGTAATCGCAGCCGACTATCCTTGCTGCGGTGAGAATACCCCGCAAGTTAATAAAAGCGTCGACTATAACTATCAAGATATTGTCGATGACTTTATTCCACAATTACTAGCGCTATCGGAACATGACCAGACCTATCTCTTCGGGCATAGCTTAGGCGGTCATATGGCGACGATTTATAGTGTGCTGCATGACGTGCCGGTGATTGGGGTCGCGACGGGCAACCTACACTATAAAAACTGGTCAGGGGCTGGCAAGTTAAACATCCTCCGCGCTGTGGCCGTGTTTAAGCCTATGATTGCGCTCTATGGTTACTTCCCAGGTTATAAGATTAAATTTGGCGATCGCGAGACCAAGGGCATGATGACGGACTGGTGCCATACGGCTTTGTCGGGTCGCTATGATTTTATTCAAGCCGATTTGCAGGCGAGTAAACAAGCGGGCAAAGGTCAGGGCATTTACTTCTACATCCAGGGCGATGACTATGCCCCTTACAAATCTACGCAAAATCTTGCCAAACTGTGTGCCGACTCGACCTTGATTTCTGTCAAACTACCCGAACATATAAAGGGCAATCCACATGGAGCGTGGATCAAAGACCCTGACATTATTGTCCAACACCTTGATGAGCAACTAAGAAAACGTGACTAA
- a CDS encoding alpha/beta fold hydrolase, with amino-acid sequence MPAFTFKNKYAVNVQIHKPDAANDQQKSLVFMAATGVRLEKYTTLFAALTAKGFTVVSADYPCCGENTPHVSRRITYNYQDLMDDFMPQLVSFAPHKDIYLIGHSLGGQMATLYSTLTGIQAIGVATGNIHFKNWRGLERLKMLQVLTVFKPLTLLYGYFPGYKVGFGDKEARGLMNNWCHIIKTGEFNFIKGDMDKGRGFFIHIKGDNYSPYPAVKHLASLCKESELISVKLPQHLKGNPHGVWIKDPDFIVEHIDEHLRKLAS; translated from the coding sequence ATGCCCGCCTTTACCTTCAAAAATAAATACGCTGTCAACGTGCAGATTCATAAACCTGATGCTGCCAATGACCAACAAAAGAGCTTGGTGTTTATGGCTGCCACTGGGGTACGCCTAGAGAAGTACACCACTCTATTTGCTGCGTTAACGGCTAAGGGCTTTACCGTAGTTTCCGCAGATTATCCTTGCTGCGGGGAGAATACCCCTCATGTCAGCCGCCGTATCACGTATAACTATCAAGACCTGATGGACGACTTTATGCCGCAGTTGGTCAGCTTTGCGCCGCATAAGGACATTTATTTGATTGGTCATAGTTTGGGCGGTCAGATGGCTACTCTCTATAGCACGCTAACCGGTATCCAAGCCATTGGCGTTGCTACCGGTAATATCCATTTTAAAAACTGGCGCGGCTTAGAGCGACTCAAGATGCTGCAAGTCTTAACGGTGTTTAAACCCTTGACCCTGCTTTATGGCTACTTTCCCGGCTATAAAGTGGGCTTTGGCGATAAAGAAGCGCGCGGTTTGATGAACAACTGGTGCCATATCATCAAGACCGGCGAGTTTAATTTTATTAAAGGGGATATGGACAAGGGTCGCGGGTTCTTCATTCATATTAAAGGCGACAACTACTCCCCTTATCCTGCCGTCAAACACTTGGCTTCGCTGTGTAAAGAGTCTGAACTCATCTCAGTCAAGCTACCTCAGCATTTAAAAGGCAACCCGCATGGGGTATGGATTAAAGACCCTGACTTTATTGTCGAGCATATTGACGAGCATTTACGCAAGCTAGCGTCTTAA
- the yghU gene encoding glutathione-dependent disulfide-bond oxidoreductase → MSNANNNDTNNTSDNNDQNAAYTPPKVWSMEASGKDNGGKFAGSNRPTAGARHEQKLPIGDNPFQLYSLNTPNGVKVNIILEELAELGIKEAAYDAYKINIMENDQFGSDFVAINPNSKIPALVDYSGETPIKLFESGAILMHLAEKFDQFIPKQPGQQRADCLSWVMWQMGSAPYLGGGFGHFYAYAPYPMQYPIDRFTMEVKRQLDVLDQHLANHDYMTGDGEENYTIADIIIWAWYGQLALGKLYEAAEFLDVTSYTHVRRWAQQINERPAVQRAVDLELKPIK, encoded by the coding sequence ATGAGTAATGCTAATAACAATGACACCAATAACACCTCTGACAACAACGACCAGAACGCAGCCTATACGCCACCTAAAGTCTGGTCGATGGAAGCTAGTGGTAAAGACAATGGCGGTAAATTTGCGGGCAGTAACCGTCCGACCGCTGGCGCGCGCCATGAGCAAAAGCTTCCAATAGGCGACAACCCCTTCCAATTGTATTCACTCAATACTCCTAACGGCGTCAAAGTAAATATTATCTTAGAAGAATTGGCAGAATTAGGCATTAAAGAGGCGGCCTATGACGCTTATAAAATTAACATCATGGAGAATGACCAGTTTGGTTCAGACTTCGTCGCTATTAACCCCAACTCTAAGATTCCAGCGCTAGTGGATTACTCTGGCGAAACGCCCATCAAATTATTTGAGTCGGGTGCTATCTTGATGCACTTGGCAGAGAAGTTTGACCAGTTTATTCCTAAGCAGCCGGGACAGCAACGAGCCGATTGTCTGTCGTGGGTCATGTGGCAGATGGGCAGTGCGCCGTACCTAGGTGGCGGTTTTGGTCATTTTTATGCCTATGCGCCGTATCCGATGCAATATCCCATTGACCGTTTTACCATGGAAGTTAAGCGTCAACTGGATGTGTTAGACCAACACTTAGCCAATCATGACTACATGACGGGTGACGGCGAAGAAAACTACACCATAGCTGATATCATTATTTGGGCTTGGTACGGGCAGTTGGCATTGGGTAAGCTGTATGAAGCAGCAGAGTTCTTAGACGTGACCAGTTACACTCACGTGCGCCGTTGGGCGCAGCAGATTAACGAACGTCCTGCTGTCCAGCGCGCGGTAGACTTAGAGCTTAAACCCATTAAATAA
- a CDS encoding DEAD/DEAH box helicase, protein MTDNTLNTPVTTAEDGLSFVDLELSPELLDALSRAGYDTPTPIQAQAIPSALAGRDLMLSAQTGSGKTAAFVLPVLDKIIRDKANNKTVHTVILTPTRELANQVSDSVRQYSSQTRNIFSVPLVGGAPYGGQIRALNKGVQIIIATPGRFIDHMKSERIDLSQLDILVLDEADRMLDMGFADDIEMIMKAAPNTRQTIMCSATWDGPVGKIAESFTKNPERIAIKVESAHIDESVYYCDDFNHKNRLLDKLLTQKDVNQAIVFAATKRSCETLTKSLIEQGHKARFLHGDLPQAKRTRIINDVKAGKIDILVATDVAARGIDVSGITHVFNYDLPRQTEDYVHRIGRSGRAGRAGIAINLCSIDDRPQLDAINRYLKRTMLVEEVEGMEPKKNTKEMKVGAAPKRGRGGNRGRGGQGNGRGGNAGGGYRGRSASNDSSRGDSTGENRGGYRGKAAAGAGAGRGRPAGAGAGRSDSRGNGRPAGGRPAAAGKPSGGQRRSPARATDGNRAPRRNNNG, encoded by the coding sequence ATGACAGATAATACTCTAAACACGCCAGTAACTACTGCAGAAGACGGCCTAAGCTTTGTAGATCTTGAGCTTTCTCCTGAGCTATTAGACGCGCTTAGCCGCGCGGGCTACGACACCCCAACGCCTATCCAAGCACAAGCTATCCCTTCAGCCCTAGCGGGTCGTGATTTGATGCTGTCTGCACAAACGGGTAGTGGTAAAACAGCGGCATTCGTCCTGCCTGTTCTTGACAAAATCATCCGTGATAAAGCCAATAACAAAACTGTCCATACTGTGATCTTGACGCCAACCCGTGAGCTTGCCAACCAGGTTAGCGATAGCGTTCGTCAATACAGCTCACAAACTCGCAATATTTTCAGTGTTCCGCTAGTAGGCGGCGCGCCTTACGGTGGTCAGATTCGTGCCCTTAATAAAGGTGTGCAAATCATCATCGCTACTCCAGGTCGTTTTATCGATCACATGAAATCTGAGCGTATCGATTTATCACAACTAGACATTCTAGTATTGGATGAAGCTGACCGTATGCTAGACATGGGTTTCGCTGATGATATCGAAATGATTATGAAAGCGGCTCCAAACACGCGTCAAACGATCATGTGTTCTGCTACTTGGGATGGCCCAGTCGGTAAAATCGCTGAAAGCTTCACTAAGAACCCAGAGCGTATCGCTATTAAAGTGGAATCGGCTCACATCGATGAGTCAGTTTACTACTGTGATGATTTCAATCACAAAAACAGATTGCTTGATAAATTGCTAACGCAAAAAGACGTTAACCAAGCTATCGTATTCGCAGCGACTAAACGCAGCTGTGAGACGCTGACTAAGAGCTTGATTGAGCAAGGTCATAAAGCCCGTTTCCTACATGGTGATCTGCCACAAGCCAAGCGTACTCGTATCATCAACGACGTGAAAGCCGGTAAAATTGATATCCTAGTAGCGACAGACGTGGCTGCCCGTGGTATCGACGTCAGTGGTATCACTCACGTATTTAACTATGACCTACCACGTCAAACGGAAGACTACGTGCATCGTATCGGTCGTAGTGGTCGTGCCGGCCGTGCTGGTATCGCTATCAACTTATGTAGCATCGATGACCGTCCACAACTTGACGCCATCAACCGCTACCTTAAGCGCACGATGCTAGTAGAAGAAGTGGAAGGCATGGAGCCTAAGAAAAACACCAAAGAAATGAAAGTTGGTGCGGCTCCTAAACGTGGTCGTGGTGGCAACCGTGGCCGTGGTGGTCAAGGTAATGGTCGTGGCGGTAATGCAGGCGGTGGCTATCGTGGTCGCAGTGCTAGCAATGACAGCAGCCGTGGTGATAGCACTGGTGAAAACCGTGGTGGCTACCGTGGTAAAGCTGCAGCAGGCGCAGGTGCTGGCCGTGGTCGTCCAGCGGGTGCCGGTGCCGGTCGTTCTGACAGCCGTGGTAATGGCCGTCCAGCCGGTGGTCGCCCAGCAGCAGCAGGCAAGCCAAGCGGTGGTCAACGTCGCAGCCCAGCCCGTGCTACGGATGGCAACCGTGCTCCACGTCGCAACAACAATGGCTAA
- the bioD gene encoding dethiobiotin synthase: protein MSVLFITGIDTDIGKTYATGLLAKAFKDRGCQVITQKIVQTGCEDIADDILTHRQIMATPLHEVDKDGTTCPYVFSKPASPHLSSALEQRAIDPEVILAATQALQSQYDWVLLEGAGGLMVPINDDLLTIDYVARQRYPVVLVTSGRLGSINHTLLSIEALKHRSLHLHAVIYNYWHPEDSQDTSQETTQDSAAEDTDNSAGYGTDPQIVDSTKAYLQQYLAQHYPQTQWIDLPTLDNTLFPEQPDDKTLAVECAFNRYLSQVIAEET from the coding sequence ATGAGCGTACTATTTATCACTGGCATTGATACGGATATTGGCAAGACTTATGCCACTGGGTTATTGGCGAAGGCTTTTAAAGATCGGGGCTGTCAGGTCATTACTCAAAAAATAGTACAAACGGGCTGTGAAGATATCGCTGATGATATTTTAACGCATCGTCAGATTATGGCGACGCCCTTACACGAGGTCGATAAAGACGGCACGACTTGTCCTTATGTCTTTAGTAAACCGGCCTCCCCGCACCTATCATCGGCATTAGAGCAACGTGCGATTGACCCAGAGGTTATCTTAGCAGCGACGCAAGCGCTACAGAGCCAATATGACTGGGTATTGCTCGAAGGCGCTGGCGGGCTGATGGTGCCTATTAACGATGACTTACTGACGATTGATTATGTGGCGCGCCAACGTTACCCCGTAGTATTGGTCACTTCGGGTCGTTTGGGCAGTATTAACCATACCTTGCTTAGTATTGAAGCCCTCAAGCACCGCTCGCTACATTTACACGCGGTTATCTATAACTATTGGCATCCAGAAGACTCGCAAGACACTAGTCAGGAAACTACACAAGATAGCGCAGCCGAAGACACAGACAACTCTGCTGGCTATGGTACAGACCCACAAATCGTCGATAGTACTAAGGCTTACTTACAACAGTATCTAGCGCAGCATTATCCGCAAACCCAATGGATTGATCTGCCTACCTTAGACAATACTTTATTCCCTGAACAGCCAGATGACAAGACACTCGCGGTTGAATGTGCCTTTAACCGGTATTTGAGCCAAGTGATTGCCGAAGAAACTTAA
- the bioA gene encoding adenosylmethionine--8-amino-7-oxononanoate transaminase, with protein MTYASNTLTTDEKTTADITANITKNNSAAVNSDSIADNHTEADSANSSIAANNYDDFDQQYLWHPYAALPPSYPNLVIDRADGITLYTKNGDELLDGMSSWWAAVHGYNHPALNTAITEQLGKMAHVMFGGLTHQPAIDLGKKLLDIVPRAAGNQKLEAVFYADSGSVAVEVALKMALQYQLACQRPQKNQIATTRSGYYGDTWHAMSVCDPENGMHSIYGKQLPVQLFVDMPPLGYDQALRPEDTQNLERFFADNQHTMAAFIIEPIVQGAGGMRFYSPDYLKIVRKLCDDYQVLLIADEIATGFGRTGRLFACEHADICPDIMTVGKALTGGYMTFAATICSRNVAQTITESDYPALMHGPTFMGNPLACAAAGASLDLLMAGDYAARAREFEQILKAQLAELATNIAVQDVRCLGAIGVIELKDAIDMAAFQPLLLTHKIWVRPFGKLLYMMPPLVMTDDELKTLCHRLKVLLNQYLGVQSNH; from the coding sequence ATGACTTACGCTTCGAATACCTTAACTACAGATGAAAAAACAACTGCGGACATCACTGCCAATATTACCAAAAACAATTCTGCCGCCGTAAACTCTGATTCTATTGCAGATAATCATACTGAAGCTGACAGCGCTAACAGCTCTATTGCTGCTAATAACTATGATGACTTTGATCAACAGTACCTTTGGCATCCTTATGCCGCATTGCCGCCGTCATATCCCAACTTAGTCATCGACCGCGCTGATGGCATCACTCTTTACACTAAAAATGGCGATGAGCTCTTAGATGGTATGTCATCTTGGTGGGCAGCCGTTCATGGCTATAACCATCCAGCCCTTAATACCGCTATCACTGAGCAACTTGGCAAAATGGCGCATGTCATGTTTGGTGGCCTTACGCATCAGCCTGCTATAGATTTGGGTAAAAAGCTCCTCGATATTGTCCCTAGAGCCGCAGGAAACCAAAAGCTTGAAGCGGTGTTCTATGCAGACAGCGGCAGCGTCGCCGTTGAAGTCGCGCTAAAAATGGCTCTACAGTACCAATTGGCCTGCCAGCGCCCGCAAAAGAACCAAATAGCCACCACACGTTCGGGCTATTACGGCGATACTTGGCACGCTATGAGCGTCTGTGACCCGGAAAACGGTATGCACAGCATTTACGGTAAGCAGCTGCCTGTCCAGCTGTTTGTCGATATGCCACCTTTGGGCTATGACCAAGCGTTACGTCCTGAAGATACTCAAAATTTAGAGCGCTTTTTTGCAGATAATCAGCACACTATGGCGGCCTTTATCATCGAGCCTATCGTCCAAGGCGCTGGCGGGATGCGTTTTTATAGCCCAGATTACCTAAAAATCGTGCGTAAGCTCTGTGACGATTACCAGGTATTGCTTATAGCTGACGAGATTGCCACCGGATTTGGTCGTACGGGTCGACTGTTTGCTTGCGAACATGCCGATATATGCCCAGATATCATGACTGTCGGCAAAGCCTTAACTGGCGGTTACATGACCTTTGCTGCCACTATTTGTAGCCGTAACGTCGCGCAAACCATTACCGAGAGCGATTATCCCGCTCTCATGCACGGGCCCACTTTTATGGGCAATCCCCTAGCCTGCGCTGCTGCGGGTGCCTCATTAGATTTATTGATGGCTGGCGATTATGCAGCTCGAGCGCGTGAATTTGAACAGATATTAAAAGCGCAACTGGCTGAATTAGCTACCAATATAGCGGTTCAAGACGTGCGTTGTTTAGGTGCTATTGGCGTGATTGAGCTTAAAGACGCTATAGATATGGCCGCTTTCCAGCCGTTATTATTGACCCATAAAATCTGGGTACGCCCTTTTGGTAAGCTGCTATATATGATGCCACCATTAGTTATGACTGATGATGAATTAAAAACTTTATGTCATAGATTGAAAGTATTATTAAATCAATATCTTGGCGTACAATCAAACCATTAA